A region of Streptomyces cinnamoneus DNA encodes the following proteins:
- a CDS encoding phosphatidylinositol mannoside acyltransferase, translated as MKERLTDALYGLGWGTVKTLPEPVAAALGRRIADTAWRRRGAGVRRLESNLARVVPDAGPARLSELSREGMRSYMRYWMESFRLPAWSKERIRTGFAPQDLHHLEEALASGRGVVLALPHMGNYDLAGAWVTTRLGVPFTTVAERLKPETLYDRFVAYREGLGMEVLPHAGGSAFGTLARRLRSGGLVCLVADRDLSSSGIEVEFFGEAAKMPAGPAMLAVQTGALLLPVTLWYDQSPVMRGQVHPPLEVPASGTRAEKAAVMTQHLADAFASGIKEHPQDWHMLQRLWLADLHRPPRPASDQSPGTEKP; from the coding sequence GTGAAGGAGCGGCTGACCGACGCGCTGTACGGACTCGGGTGGGGCACGGTCAAGACCCTGCCGGAACCCGTGGCTGCCGCACTGGGCCGGCGGATCGCCGACACGGCCTGGCGGCGGCGCGGCGCGGGCGTGCGCCGTCTGGAGAGCAACCTCGCCCGGGTCGTACCCGACGCCGGGCCCGCGCGGCTGTCCGAGCTGTCGCGGGAGGGCATGCGCTCCTACATGCGCTACTGGATGGAGTCCTTCCGTCTGCCGGCCTGGAGCAAGGAACGCATCCGCACCGGCTTCGCCCCGCAGGACCTCCACCACCTGGAGGAGGCCCTGGCCAGCGGCCGCGGCGTGGTCCTCGCGCTGCCCCACATGGGCAACTACGACCTTGCCGGCGCCTGGGTCACCACCCGCCTCGGCGTCCCCTTCACCACCGTGGCCGAGCGGCTCAAGCCGGAGACGCTCTACGACCGCTTCGTGGCCTACCGCGAGGGCCTGGGCATGGAGGTCCTGCCGCACGCCGGCGGCAGCGCCTTCGGCACCCTCGCCCGCCGCCTGCGGTCCGGGGGCCTGGTCTGTCTGGTGGCCGACCGTGATCTGTCCTCCTCCGGGATAGAGGTCGAGTTCTTCGGTGAGGCGGCCAAGATGCCCGCCGGCCCGGCCATGCTCGCGGTGCAGACCGGCGCCCTGCTGCTGCCGGTGACCCTCTGGTACGACCAGTCGCCGGTCATGCGGGGCCAGGTCCACCCGCCCCTGGAGGTGCCCGCGTCCGGCACCCGCGCGGAGAAGGCGGCCGTGATGACCCAGCACCTGGCCGACGCCTTCGCCTCGGGCATCAAGGAACACCCGCAGGACTGGCACATGCTCCAGCGGCTGTGGCTCGCCGATCTCCACCGGCCGCCCCGGCCCGCCTCCGACCAGAGCCCGGGAACGGAGAAGCCTTGA
- a CDS encoding VC0807 family protein produces the protein MSVNVLLPLALYYALRAQGTAQWQALLLSGVIPAAHALGSAVVRRRVEFFDFLVVVLLAISAATSLISGDPRVLLLKDAGLPAVLGLWILGTLGVSRPFAFTFGGALRDRAGAEAAELAWRDRPEFREALRGLTVVWGCGQLLDAALSTVAALTLPVDVVPVIGRFQSVALLGLVAVITVRRSRGFHARHGISLFGVRAVAEEPQAEVAVRP, from the coding sequence TTGTCCGTCAATGTGCTCCTCCCGCTCGCGCTGTATTACGCGCTGCGGGCCCAGGGCACGGCGCAGTGGCAGGCGCTGCTGTTGAGCGGCGTGATACCGGCGGCGCACGCGTTGGGCAGCGCGGTCGTGCGGCGCCGCGTGGAGTTCTTCGACTTCCTCGTGGTCGTGCTGCTGGCCATATCGGCGGCCACCTCCCTGATCAGCGGCGATCCGCGGGTGCTGCTGCTGAAGGACGCCGGGCTGCCGGCGGTGCTGGGGCTGTGGATCCTCGGCACGCTGGGGGTCTCGCGGCCCTTCGCCTTCACCTTCGGCGGGGCGCTGCGGGACCGGGCGGGCGCCGAGGCGGCGGAGCTGGCCTGGCGGGACCGGCCCGAGTTCCGCGAGGCGCTGCGGGGGCTCACGGTGGTGTGGGGCTGTGGGCAGCTGCTGGACGCGGCCCTCAGCACGGTGGCCGCGCTGACGCTGCCGGTCGATGTGGTCCCGGTGATAGGCCGGTTCCAGTCGGTCGCGCTGCTGGGGCTGGTGGCCGTGATCACCGTCCGGCGCAGCCGTGGCTTCCACGCGCGGCACGGGATATCCCTGTTCGGGGTGCGTGCCGTCGCCGAGGAGCCGCAGGCGGAGGTAGCCGTCCGCCCATGA
- the pgsA gene encoding phosphatidylinositol phosphate synthase, whose translation MLNKYARAFFTRVLTPFAALLIRLGVSPDAVTLIGTGGVVAGALVFYPQGEFFWGTVVITLFVFSDLVDGNMARQLGRSSRWGAFLDSTLDRVADSAIFGGLALWYAGRGDSLIVCAVAIFCLASGQVVSYTKARGESIGLPVNVNGLVERAERLVISLVACGLSGLHAFGVPHIDKLLPIALWIVAVGSLVTLIQRVVTVRRESAEADAAVTVGGGETG comes from the coding sequence ATGCTGAACAAGTACGCGCGTGCTTTCTTCACGCGTGTTCTCACGCCGTTCGCCGCCCTGCTCATTCGCCTGGGCGTCAGCCCCGACGCGGTGACCCTCATCGGTACCGGTGGTGTGGTGGCGGGCGCACTGGTCTTCTACCCCCAGGGGGAGTTCTTCTGGGGCACGGTGGTCATCACCCTGTTCGTCTTCTCGGATCTGGTCGACGGCAACATGGCCCGCCAGCTGGGCCGCTCCAGCCGCTGGGGCGCCTTCCTCGACTCGACCCTCGACCGGGTCGCCGACTCGGCGATCTTCGGCGGTCTGGCCCTGTGGTACGCCGGGCGCGGTGACAGCCTGATCGTGTGCGCGGTGGCCATCTTCTGCCTGGCCAGCGGCCAGGTGGTCTCGTACACCAAGGCGCGCGGCGAGAGCATCGGCCTGCCCGTCAACGTCAACGGCCTCGTCGAGCGCGCCGAGCGGCTCGTGATCTCGCTGGTGGCCTGTGGCCTCTCGGGGCTGCACGCCTTCGGTGTCCCGCACATCGACAAGCTCCTGCCCATCGCGCTGTGGATCGTGGCCGTCGGCAGCCTCGTCACCCTGATCCAGCGCGTGGTCACCGTCCGCCGGGAGTCCGCTGAGGCGGACGCCGCCGTGACGGTGGGCGGGGGCGAGACCGGGTGA
- a CDS encoding elongation factor G-like protein EF-G2 — MGEKTTTHPGAAGRAVTADRPGDIRNVVLVGHSGSGKTTLIEALALATGAVNRAGRVEDGASVSDYDEIEHRQQRSVQLSLVPVEWAGIKINLLDTPGYADFVGELRAGLRGADAALFVVSAAEGTEGITGATRMVWEECAAVGMPRAIVVTHLEAARADFDEMTETCRTAFGGDSPDSVLPLYLPLHGAEGADGHRPVAGLIGLLTQRVFDYSSGTRTEREPDPEQLPRIEEARNALIEGIIAESEDETLMDRYLGGEDIDVKTLIEDLERAVARGSFHPVLAAAPAAEGARQGLGTVELLELVTGGFPTPYDHPAPAVTTPDGAARPALACDPAGPLAAEVIKTASDPYVGRISLVRVFSGTLRPDETVHVSGHGLEDRGHESHDVDERIGALSSPFGKHQRQLAQAIAGDIACVAKLTRAETGDTLSDRSDPLLMEPWLMPDPLLPVAIQAHSKADEDKLSQGLARLVAEDPTMRLEQNPQTHQVVLWCLGEAHRDVALERLRTRYGVQVDIVPHKVSLRETFASRAGGRGRHVKQSGGHGQYAICEIEVEPLPGGSGIEFVDKVVGGAVPRQFIPSVEKGVRAQAARGVAAGYPLVDVRVTLLDGKAHSVDSSDAAFQTAGALALREAAAEARIHLLEPVADVRVLVPDDYVGPVMSDLSGRRGRVVGTEQSGAGRTLVRAEVPEIEIGRYAVDLRSLSHGTGRFSRSYARHEPMPPQLADRIREQAENGA; from the coding sequence ATGGGCGAGAAGACCACCACACACCCAGGGGCCGCGGGCAGAGCAGTGACGGCCGACCGGCCGGGCGACATTCGCAACGTGGTGCTGGTCGGCCACAGTGGTTCGGGAAAGACGACGCTGATCGAGGCGCTGGCCCTGGCGACGGGCGCGGTCAACCGCGCCGGCCGCGTGGAGGACGGCGCGTCGGTGTCGGACTACGACGAGATCGAACACCGCCAGCAGCGCTCGGTGCAGCTGTCGCTGGTGCCCGTCGAATGGGCGGGCATCAAGATCAATCTGTTGGACACCCCCGGCTACGCCGACTTCGTCGGCGAGCTGAGGGCCGGTCTGCGGGGAGCGGATGCGGCCCTCTTCGTCGTCTCGGCGGCGGAGGGCACCGAAGGCATCACCGGCGCGACCCGCATGGTGTGGGAGGAGTGCGCGGCGGTCGGCATGCCCCGCGCCATCGTGGTGACGCACCTGGAGGCGGCCCGCGCCGACTTCGACGAGATGACCGAGACCTGCCGCACCGCCTTCGGCGGTGACTCCCCCGACAGTGTGCTCCCCCTCTACCTCCCCCTGCACGGGGCCGAGGGAGCCGACGGGCACCGCCCCGTCGCCGGGCTCATCGGGCTGCTCACCCAGCGCGTCTTCGACTACTCCTCGGGGACCCGCACCGAGCGCGAGCCCGACCCCGAGCAGCTGCCGAGGATCGAGGAGGCCCGCAACGCGCTCATAGAGGGGATCATCGCCGAGAGCGAGGACGAGACCCTCATGGACCGCTACCTCGGCGGCGAGGACATCGACGTCAAGACCCTCATCGAGGACCTGGAGCGAGCCGTCGCGCGCGGCAGCTTCCACCCCGTCCTCGCCGCCGCGCCGGCGGCCGAGGGCGCCCGCCAGGGCCTGGGCACCGTGGAACTGCTGGAGCTCGTCACCGGCGGCTTCCCCACCCCGTACGACCATCCCGCCCCCGCCGTCACCACCCCCGACGGCGCCGCGCGCCCGGCCCTCGCCTGCGACCCCGCGGGCCCCCTGGCCGCCGAGGTGATCAAAACCGCCTCGGACCCCTATGTCGGCCGGATCTCCCTGGTCCGCGTCTTCTCCGGCACCCTGCGCCCCGACGAGACCGTGCACGTCTCGGGCCACGGCCTGGAGGACCGCGGCCATGAGAGCCACGACGTCGACGAACGCATCGGCGCCCTCTCCTCACCCTTCGGCAAGCACCAGCGCCAGCTGGCACAGGCCATCGCCGGTGACATCGCCTGCGTCGCCAAGCTCACCCGGGCCGAGACCGGCGACACCCTCTCCGACCGCAGCGACCCGTTGCTGATGGAGCCCTGGCTGATGCCGGACCCCCTGCTGCCCGTCGCCATCCAGGCACACAGCAAGGCGGACGAGGACAAGCTCTCGCAGGGCCTGGCCCGGCTGGTGGCCGAGGACCCGACCATGCGGCTGGAACAGAACCCGCAGACCCACCAGGTCGTGCTGTGGTGCCTGGGCGAGGCCCACCGGGACGTCGCCCTGGAGCGGCTGCGCACCCGCTACGGCGTCCAGGTCGACATCGTGCCCCACAAGGTCTCCCTCCGGGAGACCTTCGCCTCCCGGGCGGGCGGCCGCGGCCGCCATGTCAAGCAGTCCGGCGGCCACGGCCAGTACGCCATCTGTGAGATCGAGGTCGAACCGCTGCCCGGCGGCTCCGGCATCGAGTTCGTCGACAAGGTCGTGGGCGGCGCCGTGCCCCGCCAGTTCATCCCCTCGGTCGAGAAGGGCGTGCGTGCCCAGGCCGCCCGCGGCGTCGCCGCCGGCTATCCGCTGGTCGACGTGCGGGTCACCCTCCTGGACGGCAAGGCCCACTCGGTGGACTCCTCCGACGCCGCCTTCCAGACCGCCGGCGCGCTCGCCCTGCGCGAGGCCGCCGCGGAGGCCCGCATCCACCTCCTCGAACCGGTGGCGGACGTACGCGTCCTGGTGCCGGACGACTACGTGGGACCGGTCATGAGCGACCTGTCCGGCCGGCGCGGCCGGGTGGTCGGCACCGAGCAGTCCGGTGCGGGCCGCACGCTCGTCCGCGCCGAGGTGCCCGAGATCGAGATCGGGCGCTACGCGGTCGACCTGCGCTCGCTCTCGCACGGCACCGGGCGGTTCAGCCGCTCCTACGCCCGGCACGAACCCATGCCGCCCCAGCTCGCGGACCGCATTCGCGAACAGGCGGAAAACGGAGCATAG
- a CDS encoding glycosyltransferase family 4 protein produces the protein MRIGIVCPYSWDVPGGVQFHIRDLAEHLIRLGHEVSVLAPADDDTPLPPFVVSAGRAVPVPYNGSVARLNFGFLSAARVRRWLHEGDFDVIHIHEPTSPSLGLLSCWAAQGPIVATFHTSNPRSRAMIAAYPILQPALEKISARIAVSEYARRTLVEHLGGDAVVIPNGVDVGFFAGAEPKPEWQGGTIGFIGRIDEPRKGLPVLMRALPAILAERPGTRLLVAGRGDEKEAVAGLPPEMRASVEFLGMVSDEDKARLLRSVDVYVAPNTGGESFGIILVEAMSAGAPVLASDLDAFAQVLDRGAAGELFANEDADALATAAVRLLGAPERRAELSERGSAHVRRFDWSTVGSDILAVYETVTDGAASVATDERISLRARFGLARD, from the coding sequence TTGAGGATCGGGATCGTCTGCCCGTATTCGTGGGACGTACCGGGTGGCGTGCAGTTCCACATCCGTGACCTCGCCGAGCACCTCATCCGGCTGGGCCACGAGGTGTCGGTCCTGGCGCCGGCCGACGACGACACGCCCCTGCCGCCCTTCGTCGTCTCGGCGGGCCGCGCCGTGCCCGTGCCCTACAACGGCTCGGTGGCCCGTCTGAACTTCGGCTTCCTCTCCGCCGCGCGCGTGCGCCGCTGGCTGCACGAGGGCGACTTCGACGTCATCCACATCCACGAGCCCACCTCCCCGTCCCTGGGCCTGCTGTCCTGCTGGGCCGCACAGGGGCCCATCGTGGCGACCTTCCACACCTCCAACCCCCGCTCCCGCGCCATGATCGCGGCCTACCCGATCCTCCAGCCCGCCCTGGAGAAGATCAGCGCGCGCATCGCGGTGAGCGAATACGCCCGCAGGACCCTGGTCGAGCACCTGGGCGGCGACGCCGTGGTCATTCCCAACGGCGTCGACGTGGGCTTCTTCGCCGGGGCCGAGCCCAAGCCGGAGTGGCAGGGCGGAACCATCGGCTTCATCGGCCGGATCGACGAGCCCCGCAAGGGCCTGCCCGTGCTGATGCGCGCCCTTCCCGCCATCCTCGCCGAGCGCCCCGGCACCCGGCTCCTCGTGGCCGGGCGCGGTGACGAGAAGGAGGCCGTCGCCGGGCTGCCCCCCGAGATGCGGGCCAGCGTCGAGTTCCTCGGCATGGTCAGCGACGAGGACAAGGCCCGACTGCTGCGCAGCGTCGACGTCTACGTGGCGCCCAATACGGGCGGCGAGTCCTTCGGCATCATCCTCGTCGAGGCCATGTCAGCCGGAGCTCCCGTGCTCGCCAGCGACCTCGACGCCTTCGCCCAGGTGCTCGACCGGGGTGCGGCGGGCGAGCTGTTCGCCAACGAGGACGCCGACGCCCTCGCCACCGCCGCCGTCCGGCTCCTCGGCGCCCCCGAGCGCCGGGCCGAGCTGAGCGAGCGGGGCAGCGCGCACGTGCGCCGCTTCGACTGGTCGACGGTGGGCTCCGACATCCTGGCCGTCTACGAGACGGTGACGGACGGCGCAGCCTCCGTCGCCACCGACGAACGCATCAGCCTGCGCGCCCGCTTCGGCCTCGCCCGGGACTAG